From the Thermosynechococcus sp. genome, the window GATGACACACTTGACCATACCCGTAATGGCCGCAGGGAAATTGTTTCCGACGACGTGGCATAGGGTCTTTACCAAAGGACAAAACAGGGCAGAGGAGTATAACCCTCCACCCTGGGCATCTATTGATATTTTCCGTCTAAAGACGTACCACTGGAACTTAGCTGAGAAGGGCATTGGCTTTGGCCACGACATTGTCCACAGTGAAGCCAAATTTCTCCATGAGGACGTTACCAGGGGCCGAGGCACCAAAGCGTTCGATTGATACCGTTGCATCGGCATAGCGGCACCAACCAAAACTAGCAGCCGCCTCCACAGCAAGGCGTTTTACCCCCGCCGGCAGCACACTGGCTTTGTACTCAGGGGATTGCTCCTCAAAGAGTTCCCAAGAGGGCATGGACACCACCCGCACCTTCTTGCCATTGGCGGTCAGGGTTTCAGCGGCCTTGACACAGAGGGAGACTTCTGAACCTGTTCCAATCAGGATCAAGTCGGGGGTACTTCCACAATCCACAAGGATATAGGCACCTTTGGCGACATTCGCCGCGGAGCTACCGGCCAAGTTGGGCACATTTTGGCGGGTCAGGGCCAGCAGGGTAGGCTGTTTGCGCCGTTGGACGGCAACTTGGTAAGCCCCCGCGGTTTCATTGCCATCGGCCGGCCGGATCACCAGGAGGTTGGGAATGGCACGCAGGGAGGCCAAGGTTTCCACGGGTTGGTGAGTCGGCCCATCTTCCCCAAGGGCAATGGAGTCGTGGGTCATCACATAGATAACACCCGCTTGGGAGAGCGCCGAAAGGCGCAGGGCAGGCCGCAGGTAATCAGCAAAGACTAAGAAGGTAGCACAGTAGGGAATCAAGCCGGAATTGTGGAGGGCAATGCCGTTGCAAATAGCGGCCATGCCGTGTTCACGGACGCCAAAGCGAATGTTGCGATTGTGGTACTGACCTTTTTGGAAGTCCCCGGAACACTTCAATTCGGTGAGGTTGGAGTGGGTCAAGTCGGCAGAGCCACCGATGAGTTCTGGCAAATTGGGGGCGATCGCGTTCAGGCAAATTTCCGAATGCTTGCGGGTAGCCACGGCCTTGTCCTCAGGGGTGTAACTGGGGAGATTGGCATCCCAGTTGGCGGGCAATTCCCCCCGTAGCAGCCGTTCAAATTCGGCAGCCTCCTCAGGATATTTCTGGCGGTAGGTGGCCAGGGTTTGGTTCCACTCCGCTTCATAGCTGGCACCGCGCTCAATGGCTTTGCGGAAGTGGTTCAGAACCTCCTCGGGGACAACAAAGGGTTCATAGTTCCAGCCAAGGTTTTCCCGGGTAAGCTTGACCTCCTCAGGACCGAGAGCAGCACCGTGCACACCGGCAGTGTTGGCTTTGTTGGGGGAACCGTAGCCAATGGTAGTGGTGACCTTAATGAGGGACGGTTTATCGGTTACGGCCTTAGCCGCTTCAATGGCCTTGGCAATGCCGGCGAGATCCGTATTGCCATCGGCAACGTGCTGCACGTGCCAACCGTAGGCTTCAAAACGCTTGCAAACATCCTCTGTAAAGGCAATGTCGGTGGAGCCGTCAATAGAAATGTGGTTATCGTCATAGAGGGCAATGAGCTTACCCAAGCCCCAGTGACCAGCCAGGGAGCAGGCTTCTCCGGAGACCCCCTCCATATTGCAGCCATCCCCCAGAATGACGTAGGTGTAGTGATCTACCAGTTTGATGTCGGGCTTGTTGAAGCGGGCGGCCAGATGGGCTTCAGCCACCGCTAAGCCAACGGCGTTACAAATCCCTTGACCCAGGGGGCCTGTGGTCACCTCCACACCGGGGGTTTCAAAGTTTTCGGGGTGACCGGGCGTGCGCGACCCCCACTGGCGGAACTGTTTAATATCCTCAATGGTAACGCTGTCATAGCCTGTGAGGTAGAGCAGGGCATACTGCAACATGCAGCCATGACCCGCCGACAGGACAAAGCGATCGCGATTGAACCATTGCGGATTTTTGGGGTTAAACCGCATGAACTGGTTCCAGAGCACGTAGGCCATGGGAGCTGCCCCCATGGGCAGACCGGGGTGCCCAGAGTTGGCCTTTTGTACCGCATCGATCGCTAGAAAACGGATCGCATTAACACAGAGTTCATCAAGGGATTGAGTAACCGCAGGCATGGCTTTCTCTCTCTAGTCTCTAATTAGGTTTGCAGCAAACAGTTAAAGGTCGGGAGTAAACTTGCGGAAGGCCAACGTGACGTTGTGCCCACCAAAGCCAAAGGAGTTGGACAAAGCCACCGTCACCGGACAGGCCCGGCTCTGATGGGGAACATAGTCCAGATCGCAGGCGGGATCCGGCTGCTCCAAGTTAATTGTAGGGGGGATGCGATCGTGGGCTATGGCCATTACCGTCGCGATCGCCTCGATACCCCCTGACCCCCCCAGCAGGTGCCCTGTCATGGATTTTGTCGAACTCACGGGAACGCGACGCGCATTTTCTTCGCCAAGGGCACGTTTAATGGCGGCGGTTTCCGTACTGTCATTGGCGGGGGTACTGGTACCGTGGGCGTTGATATAGCTCACCTGATCCGGGGCAATCTCCGCATCCTTGAGGCAGGCTTCAATGGCACGGGCAGCCCCCTCTCCCCCCGGTGAGGGAGCAGTCATGTGGTAGGCATCACAGGTCAAGCCGTAGCCCACCATTTCCGCATAGATACGTGCTCCCCGGGCAAGGGCAAATTCCAATTCCTCCAGGATCAAGATGCCAGCCCCTTCCCCAAGGACAAAGCCATCGCGGTTGAGGTCAAAGGGGCGGCTGGCATGGTGGGGGTCATCATTGCGGGTGGAAAGGGCACGAGCTGCCGCAAAACCTGCCACCGATAGGGGCGTAATCGCCGCCTCTGTACCACCACAGATCATGGCTTTGGCGTAGCCGTGTTGGACCATGCGGAAGGCATCGCCAATGGCATTGGAACCTGCTGCACAGGCGGTTACCGAGCAGGAATTGGGGCCCTTGGCACCGGTGTGAATGGCGGTGAGGCCTGCGGCCATATTGGCAATCATCATCGGGATCATAAAAGGACTACAGCGATCGGGTCCCCTCGTGAGATAGACCTCCTGCTGATCCTCCATCACCTTTAGACCACCCACACCAGTACCAATAATGATGCCAATGTCAGTGGCATTGCCCTCGTCAATTGTCAATTGGGC encodes:
- the tkt gene encoding transketolase; translated protein: MPAVTQSLDELCVNAIRFLAIDAVQKANSGHPGLPMGAAPMAYVLWNQFMRFNPKNPQWFNRDRFVLSAGHGCMLQYALLYLTGYDSVTIEDIKQFRQWGSRTPGHPENFETPGVEVTTGPLGQGICNAVGLAVAEAHLAARFNKPDIKLVDHYTYVILGDGCNMEGVSGEACSLAGHWGLGKLIALYDDNHISIDGSTDIAFTEDVCKRFEAYGWHVQHVADGNTDLAGIAKAIEAAKAVTDKPSLIKVTTTIGYGSPNKANTAGVHGAALGPEEVKLTRENLGWNYEPFVVPEEVLNHFRKAIERGASYEAEWNQTLATYRQKYPEEAAEFERLLRGELPANWDANLPSYTPEDKAVATRKHSEICLNAIAPNLPELIGGSADLTHSNLTELKCSGDFQKGQYHNRNIRFGVREHGMAAICNGIALHNSGLIPYCATFLVFADYLRPALRLSALSQAGVIYVMTHDSIALGEDGPTHQPVETLASLRAIPNLLVIRPADGNETAGAYQVAVQRRKQPTLLALTRQNVPNLAGSSAANVAKGAYILVDCGSTPDLILIGTGSEVSLCVKAAETLTANGKKVRVVSMPSWELFEEQSPEYKASVLPAGVKRLAVEAAASFGWCRYADATVSIERFGASAPGNVLMEKFGFTVDNVVAKANALLS
- the fabF gene encoding beta-ketoacyl-ACP synthase II encodes the protein MAKAHQKRVVVTGMGAITPLGNTLAEYWEGLMAGRSGIDYITAFDASRHDCRIAAEVRGFDPTLYMDRKDAKRMDRFAQFAVAASKQALADAQLTIDEGNATDIGIIIGTGVGGLKVMEDQQEVYLTRGPDRCSPFMIPMMIANMAAGLTAIHTGAKGPNSCSVTACAAGSNAIGDAFRMVQHGYAKAMICGGTEAAITPLSVAGFAAARALSTRNDDPHHASRPFDLNRDGFVLGEGAGILILEELEFALARGARIYAEMVGYGLTCDAYHMTAPSPGGEGAARAIEACLKDAEIAPDQVSYINAHGTSTPANDSTETAAIKRALGEENARRVPVSSTKSMTGHLLGGSGGIEAIATVMAIAHDRIPPTINLEQPDPACDLDYVPHQSRACPVTVALSNSFGFGGHNVTLAFRKFTPDL